One window of the Agrobacterium larrymoorei genome contains the following:
- a CDS encoding FGGY-family carbohydrate kinase, which yields MRQYLVAVDVGTGSARAGVFDRRGAMLSRATHPIVMQRPRENHAEHDSEDIWNAVCLSVRSAIAEAAIDAAGVAAIGFDATCSLVARGKSGEQVSVSTTGEDCFDTVVWLDHRAIDEADFLTASRHPVLDFVGGSISPEMQIPKLMWLKKHLPQSWSRAFYFFDLADFLTWKASGSAARSNCTLTAKWNFLAHEPQGWRNDYLELAGLGDLKERASLPSSTVAPGQAVGVLSPKGADDLGLDTGCRVATGMIDAYAGALGALGGSLDRHVENNVALIAGTSSCLVALTPNRMHGRSLWGPYWQAVLPDHWLVEGGQSATGALLDHIVRMHAAGGEPDAALHRRIVDRVMALRAEEGEAFASRLHVLPDFHGNRSPLADPHARGVISGLTLDTSFDSLCALYWRTAVSIALSTRHVLDAMEGFGYRTTTLHVAGGHVHNPLLMELYADATGKRVVVPQTNDAVLLGTAMTAAAAGGVYTSLAEAGAAMYPGYEECQPDEARASLYERDYKKFLAMYRHREELDRL from the coding sequence ATGCGCCAATATCTCGTTGCGGTCGATGTCGGAACAGGCAGCGCGCGCGCCGGGGTGTTCGACCGTCGTGGTGCAATGCTGTCGCGCGCAACGCATCCCATCGTCATGCAAAGACCAAGGGAAAACCACGCCGAGCACGATTCCGAGGACATATGGAACGCGGTCTGCCTTTCGGTACGCTCTGCCATCGCCGAGGCGGCGATCGATGCGGCGGGTGTGGCTGCCATCGGTTTCGATGCCACCTGCTCGCTGGTTGCGCGGGGCAAATCTGGCGAACAGGTGTCGGTCTCGACCACAGGCGAAGACTGCTTCGACACGGTGGTTTGGCTCGATCACCGGGCCATCGACGAGGCGGATTTTCTGACAGCGTCCCGTCATCCGGTTCTGGATTTCGTTGGCGGATCGATCTCTCCCGAAATGCAGATACCGAAGCTGATGTGGCTGAAGAAGCATCTGCCTCAAAGCTGGTCGAGAGCTTTTTACTTCTTCGATCTTGCCGACTTCCTCACATGGAAGGCGAGCGGCAGTGCTGCGCGCTCCAACTGCACATTGACGGCAAAATGGAATTTTCTGGCGCATGAGCCGCAAGGCTGGCGCAACGATTATCTAGAGCTTGCCGGGCTTGGCGATCTGAAAGAACGCGCTTCGCTCCCTTCGAGCACCGTCGCGCCAGGTCAAGCTGTTGGTGTGCTGTCGCCCAAGGGTGCCGATGACTTGGGGCTGGATACCGGATGCCGGGTCGCGACCGGCATGATCGATGCCTATGCGGGCGCGCTTGGTGCGCTCGGCGGTAGCCTCGACAGGCATGTCGAGAACAACGTCGCGCTGATAGCCGGTACATCCAGTTGTCTCGTGGCGCTGACGCCCAATCGCATGCATGGTCGCAGCCTGTGGGGACCCTATTGGCAGGCTGTTCTGCCGGATCACTGGCTGGTGGAGGGCGGACAATCGGCTACGGGCGCGCTGCTCGATCATATTGTCCGCATGCATGCGGCAGGTGGTGAGCCAGACGCCGCACTTCACCGGCGCATCGTCGACCGCGTCATGGCGTTGCGCGCAGAGGAAGGCGAGGCGTTTGCCAGCCGTCTGCATGTCCTGCCGGATTTTCATGGCAACAGGTCGCCGCTTGCCGACCCGCATGCCCGGGGTGTGATCAGCGGTCTGACGCTCGATACATCATTCGACAGCCTCTGTGCACTGTACTGGCGCACAGCCGTTTCGATCGCGCTCAGCACGCGCCACGTTTTGGATGCTATGGAAGGGTTTGGATATCGCACCACTACGCTTCACGTCGCGGGTGGGCACGTTCACAATCCACTGTTGATGGAACTTTATGCAGACGCGACAGGCAAGCGCGTCGTCGTGCCACAAACAAATGATGCCGTGCTTCTCGGAACCGCTATGACCGCGGCGGCGGCGGGTGGCGTCTATACGAGCTTGGCGGAGGCCGGGGCTGCCATGTATCCCGGCTATGAGGAATGCCAGCCGGATGAAGCCCGGGCATCCCTGTATGAACGGGACTACAAAAAATTCCTCGCAATGTATCGGCATCGCGAGGAACTGGATCGTCTTTAA
- a CDS encoding HAD family hydrolase, which produces MPTETGPLVIFDCDGVLVDSEPVSVSVLIDMLAHLGVQMTEEEAYQRFLGRSLANMTATLWEEYGIETDIDFLEHMRSALFERFRLELKAIEGIAETLDRLDVPRCVASSSQPERIRYSLGLTGLIEKFEPHIFSATMVKNGKPAPDLFLHAAHEMGVEPANCIVIEDSPAGIAAAKAAGMCVFAFTGGSHARFPAFRQQIAALEPDLVFDAMPDLVHLVRDRKGRKGSRAEAG; this is translated from the coding sequence ATGCCCACCGAAACCGGCCCCTTGGTGATCTTCGACTGCGATGGCGTTCTCGTCGATAGTGAGCCGGTTTCCGTCTCCGTGCTGATCGACATGCTGGCGCATCTGGGTGTCCAGATGACCGAGGAGGAGGCCTATCAGCGCTTTCTCGGCCGTAGCCTCGCCAATATGACGGCAACGCTTTGGGAGGAATACGGTATCGAGACCGATATCGACTTTCTCGAACATATGCGAAGCGCGCTGTTCGAACGTTTCCGCCTCGAATTAAAGGCCATTGAAGGCATTGCCGAGACGCTGGACAGGCTCGACGTACCGCGCTGCGTGGCCTCTTCCAGTCAACCGGAACGCATACGCTACTCTTTGGGCCTGACGGGGCTGATCGAAAAATTCGAGCCGCATATTTTCAGCGCGACCATGGTGAAGAACGGCAAGCCGGCGCCCGATCTCTTCCTGCATGCCGCCCACGAGATGGGCGTGGAGCCGGCTAATTGCATCGTCATCGAAGACAGCCCGGCCGGCATTGCCGCGGCTAAGGCAGCGGGCATGTGCGTTTTTGCTTTTACAGGCGGCTCTCACGCACGCTTCCCGGCATTTCGCCAACAGATCGCAGCGCTCGAGCCTGATCTCGTGTTTGACGCCATGCCGGATTTGGTCCACCTTGTGCGCGACCGAAAGGGCCGCAAAGGCTCAAGAGCAGAGGCTGGTTGA
- a CDS encoding mannitol dehydrogenase family protein, translating to MTCKLSLATLDQAKATAQVPSYSRSDLSAGIVHFGVGNFHRAHQAIYLDDLFNTGSDHDFAIIGAGVLPSDAVMREKLADQDFLTTVVEQDNNRTGARVTGPMIDILPVGQAKAIIGALADPKIRIVSMTITEGGYFIDASGSFNPQHPAIAEDGKSPAAPKTVFGLIVAGLRARRDRGIPAFTVMSCDNIPHNGKVTKNAVVGLAALSDPAFATWIGENVSFPNSMVDRITPATGDRERSIARDDFSIEDNWPVFCEEFKQWVMEDNFPAGRPALEKVGVQFVSDVAPYEHMKIRILNGGHAAIAYPAALLDIHFVHEAMEHPLIRAFLAKLEKDEIIPIIPPVPDTSLNEYFDLIERRFLNPKIGDTIPRLAQDGSNRQPKFILPSTADRLAQGLDIVGLSLVSALWCRYFYGTSDSGKEIVFNDASAERLQAAAIKAKDDPMAFLALSDIFGDVAESDLFRKRFAHALKTLWQQGTAKTLQLYLDDKLIES from the coding sequence ATGACATGCAAACTCTCGCTCGCAACGCTTGATCAGGCAAAGGCCACCGCTCAGGTTCCGTCCTATTCGCGGAGCGACCTTTCGGCAGGGATCGTTCATTTCGGCGTCGGTAACTTTCACCGTGCGCATCAGGCGATCTATCTTGACGATCTCTTCAACACCGGTTCCGATCATGATTTTGCGATCATCGGTGCTGGCGTTCTGCCATCGGACGCGGTGATGCGCGAGAAACTCGCCGACCAGGATTTCCTGACGACGGTGGTGGAGCAGGACAACAACCGTACAGGTGCCCGCGTCACCGGACCGATGATCGACATCCTGCCAGTCGGCCAAGCCAAGGCGATTATTGGGGCCCTTGCCGACCCAAAAATTCGCATCGTCTCCATGACGATCACGGAGGGCGGCTACTTCATCGATGCGTCCGGCTCTTTCAATCCGCAGCATCCAGCCATTGCCGAGGACGGCAAGAGCCCGGCAGCGCCGAAGACGGTGTTTGGCCTCATTGTCGCCGGGCTTCGAGCCCGGCGTGATAGGGGTATCCCGGCTTTCACGGTCATGTCCTGTGACAACATTCCTCACAACGGCAAGGTCACGAAGAATGCCGTCGTCGGCCTCGCAGCCCTGTCCGATCCAGCCTTCGCCACCTGGATCGGTGAAAACGTTTCCTTCCCCAATTCCATGGTGGACCGCATCACGCCCGCCACCGGCGATCGCGAGCGCTCCATTGCCCGCGACGACTTCAGCATCGAGGACAACTGGCCGGTCTTCTGCGAAGAGTTCAAGCAATGGGTGATGGAAGACAATTTCCCCGCCGGTCGCCCGGCTCTGGAAAAAGTCGGCGTTCAGTTCGTGAGTGATGTCGCGCCCTATGAACACATGAAGATCCGCATTCTGAACGGCGGACACGCAGCCATAGCCTACCCGGCGGCGCTGCTCGACATTCATTTCGTCCATGAGGCGATGGAGCATCCGTTGATCCGCGCATTCCTTGCCAAGTTGGAAAAGGACGAGATCATTCCGATCATTCCTCCGGTCCCGGACACCAGTCTCAACGAATATTTCGACCTGATCGAGCGCCGTTTCCTCAACCCGAAGATTGGCGACACCATTCCACGTCTGGCGCAGGACGGCTCCAACCGCCAACCGAAATTCATCCTGCCCTCGACGGCTGACCGTCTGGCACAGGGCCTCGACATTGTTGGTCTGTCGCTGGTCTCTGCACTTTGGTGCCGCTACTTCTACGGCACGTCGGACAGCGGCAAGGAGATCGTCTTCAACGATGCGAGTGCCGAGCGCCTGCAGGCGGCGGCGATCAAGGCGAAGGACGATCCGATGGCGTTCCTCGCACTGAGCGATATTTTCGGTGACGTTGCGGAGTCCGACCTCTTCCGCAAGCGCTTTGCCCATGCTCTAAAGACATTGTGGCAGCAGGGAACGGCAAAGACGCTGCAGCTCTATCTGGACGATAAACTCATCGAAAGCTGA
- a CDS encoding ABC transporter ATP-binding protein translates to MGSISLKNVSKVFGEAKVIPSINLDIQNGEFVVFVGPSGCGKSTLLRLIAGLEDVSGGQIIIDGKDVTERAPAERGLAMVFQSYALYPHMSVRNNIGFPLKMAKMEKSAIDKKVNDAAAILNLTDYLDRRPSQLSGGQRQRVAIGRAIVREPSAFLFDEPLSNLDAALRGTMRLEISELHNTLKTTMVYVTHDQVEAMTMADKIVVLNRGNIEQVGSPLDLYRSPANLFVAGFIGSPRMNLVKGAYAFGKSAETVGVRPEHLLLSKESGLWKGKVNVAEHLGSDTFLHIDVEGIGMITARAGGEFACQHGDIVFITPDETKVHRFDKNGLAIRA, encoded by the coding sequence ATGGGCAGCATTTCGCTTAAAAATGTTTCGAAGGTCTTTGGCGAAGCCAAGGTCATCCCGTCCATCAATCTCGACATTCAAAATGGCGAGTTCGTCGTCTTCGTCGGCCCGTCTGGCTGCGGCAAGTCCACGCTGCTGCGTCTGATTGCCGGGCTTGAAGACGTCAGCGGCGGCCAGATCATCATCGATGGCAAGGACGTGACCGAAAGGGCGCCCGCCGAGCGCGGTCTTGCTATGGTGTTCCAATCCTATGCGCTCTATCCGCATATGAGCGTGCGCAACAATATCGGCTTTCCGCTGAAAATGGCGAAGATGGAAAAGTCCGCCATCGACAAGAAGGTGAATGACGCCGCTGCCATCCTCAATCTGACGGATTATCTTGATCGTCGCCCCTCGCAGCTATCAGGCGGCCAGCGCCAGCGCGTTGCCATCGGACGTGCCATCGTGCGTGAGCCTTCTGCCTTCCTGTTCGACGAACCTTTGTCGAACCTCGATGCGGCACTGCGTGGCACGATGCGGCTGGAGATATCCGAGCTGCACAATACGCTGAAGACGACGATGGTCTATGTGACCCACGACCAGGTGGAAGCCATGACCATGGCCGACAAGATCGTGGTTCTCAACCGCGGTAATATCGAGCAGGTCGGCTCGCCGCTCGATCTCTACCGCAGCCCGGCCAATCTCTTCGTCGCCGGCTTCATCGGCTCTCCGCGGATGAACCTGGTCAAGGGTGCCTATGCCTTTGGCAAGTCGGCCGAAACGGTCGGTGTCCGCCCTGAACATCTGCTGCTGTCGAAGGAAAGTGGTCTGTGGAAGGGCAAGGTCAATGTGGCCGAGCATCTCGGCTCCGATACCTTCCTGCATATCGATGTCGAGGGGATCGGCATGATCACCGCACGCGCCGGCGGCGAGTTCGCTTGCCAGCACGGCGACATCGTCTTCATCACGCCGGACGAGACCAAGGTCCATAGGTTCGACAAGAACGGTCTGGCAATTCGGGCATAG
- a CDS encoding carbohydrate ABC transporter permease, translating to MARKVSTRSKIGFTIAAWVVALILFFPILYAFLTSIKTEPEAIAGFSLWPSGTLENYVTVNTQRDYFKPFMNSVVLSVGSTILALLIAIPAAWAMAFSPTKRTKDILMWMLSTKMMPAVAVLVPFYLMFRNAGLLDTRIGLTLMLTMINLPIVVWMLYTYFREIPGEILEAARMDGASLWNEIVYVLTPMAVPGIASTLLLNIILAWNESFWTIRLTTTNAAPLTAFIASFSSPQGLFWAKLSAASMMAIAPILVLGWFSQKQLVRGLTFGAVK from the coding sequence ATGGCTCGTAAAGTCTCTACCCGTTCGAAGATCGGCTTTACCATCGCGGCATGGGTGGTTGCGCTCATCCTGTTCTTCCCGATCCTTTATGCCTTCCTCACCTCCATCAAGACGGAGCCGGAAGCCATTGCAGGCTTCAGCCTCTGGCCCTCGGGCACGCTGGAAAATTACGTCACGGTGAACACGCAGCGTGACTACTTCAAGCCCTTCATGAACTCGGTCGTCCTGTCGGTCGGCTCCACGATTCTGGCACTGCTCATCGCCATCCCGGCGGCCTGGGCCATGGCCTTTTCGCCGACGAAGCGCACCAAGGACATCCTGATGTGGATGCTCTCCACCAAGATGATGCCAGCCGTTGCTGTCCTGGTGCCGTTCTATTTGATGTTCCGCAATGCCGGCCTTCTCGACACCCGCATTGGCCTGACATTGATGCTGACCATGATCAATCTGCCGATCGTGGTGTGGATGCTCTACACCTACTTCCGTGAAATTCCGGGTGAAATTCTGGAAGCGGCGCGGATGGATGGTGCGTCGCTGTGGAACGAGATCGTCTACGTGCTGACCCCGATGGCGGTTCCCGGCATTGCCTCCACATTGCTTCTCAACATCATTCTGGCCTGGAACGAGTCCTTCTGGACCATCCGCCTGACGACCACCAATGCAGCACCGCTGACGGCCTTCATCGCCTCCTTCTCGTCACCGCAGGGCTTGTTCTGGGCGAAGCTTTCCGCCGCTTCGATGATGGCGATCGCTCCAATCCTGGTGCTCGGCTGGTTCAGCCAGAAACAACTCGTGCGCGGCCTGACCTTCGGCGCTGTGAAATAA
- a CDS encoding carbohydrate ABC transporter permease has translation MATQNTRNLARVMMAPSVFLLLIWMIVPLAMTLWFSFQNYNLLNPANVSFAGLFNYKFFYTDPAFFQSIWNTLIIVGGVLLITIIGGVAIALLLDQPIFGQGIVRILVISPFFVMPPVAALIWKNMIMHPGYGVLADLNRFFGFQPIDWFSRFPLLSIVIIVAWQWLPFATLILLTALQSLDGEQKEAAEMDGANFFNRFIYLTLPHLARAMTVVILIQTIFLLGVYAEILVTTNGGPGYASTNLPFLIYRTALLGYDVGGASAGGIIAIVLANIVAIFLMRAVGKNLDR, from the coding sequence ATGGCAACGCAGAACACCAGGAACCTGGCGCGCGTGATGATGGCGCCTTCCGTTTTCCTGCTTCTCATCTGGATGATCGTGCCACTGGCGATGACGCTGTGGTTTTCCTTCCAGAACTACAATCTGCTGAATCCGGCAAATGTCAGCTTCGCCGGTCTGTTCAACTACAAATTCTTCTACACCGATCCGGCCTTCTTCCAGTCGATCTGGAACACGCTGATCATCGTCGGTGGCGTGCTGCTGATCACCATTATCGGCGGTGTAGCCATCGCTCTTTTGCTCGATCAGCCGATTTTCGGCCAGGGCATCGTGCGCATTCTCGTGATTTCGCCATTCTTCGTCATGCCGCCCGTTGCGGCGCTGATCTGGAAGAACATGATCATGCACCCCGGATACGGCGTGCTTGCGGACCTGAACAGGTTCTTCGGTTTCCAGCCCATCGACTGGTTTTCGCGCTTTCCGCTTCTGTCCATCGTCATCATCGTGGCTTGGCAATGGTTGCCTTTCGCGACGCTTATCCTGCTGACTGCTCTACAGTCTTTGGATGGCGAACAGAAGGAAGCGGCTGAAATGGACGGCGCGAACTTCTTCAACCGCTTCATCTATCTGACGCTGCCACATCTGGCGCGTGCCATGACGGTTGTCATCCTCATCCAGACGATCTTCCTTCTGGGCGTCTATGCGGAAATTCTCGTCACCACCAATGGCGGACCCGGCTATGCCTCCACCAACCTGCCGTTCCTGATCTACCGGACCGCGCTGCTTGGTTATGATGTGGGCGGGGCGTCTGCCGGCGGTATCATCGCCATCGTACTCGCCAACATCGTCGCCATCTTCCTGATGCGCGCCGTCGGCAAGAACCTCGATCGTTAA
- a CDS encoding ABC transporter substrate-binding protein: MTLKTLLLGACSALAFSGLASAETLTIATVNNGDMIRMQGLTKEFTDKNPDIQIEWVTLEENVLRERVTTDIATNGGQYDIMTIGNYEVPIWAKQGWLLPLEKLGDKYDVNDMLPSIRGGLTVEGKLYAAPFYGESAMIMYRKDLFEKAGLKMPENPTWEFIGDAARKITDRNADINGICLRGKAGWGENMAFITALTNSFGGRWFDENWKPQFDQPEWKNSLQFYVDLMKDAGPSGAASNGFNENLTLFQQGKCGMWIDATVAASFVSNPKDSKVADKVGYALFPTHGELKNHGNWLWSWNLAIPKSSQKAESAEKFIAWATSKDYSDLVASKEGWANVPPGTRTSLYNNAEYEKAAPFAKTTLAAMNAADITKPTVKPVPYTGGQFVAIPEFQSLGTTVGQLFSAVVAGQSSVDDALAGAQSTATREMTRAGYIK, encoded by the coding sequence ATGACATTGAAGACACTTCTGCTGGGCGCATGCTCGGCTCTCGCCTTTTCCGGCCTCGCGTCTGCAGAAACATTGACCATTGCCACCGTCAACAACGGTGACATGATCCGCATGCAGGGACTGACAAAGGAATTCACCGACAAGAACCCCGATATTCAGATCGAGTGGGTCACACTGGAAGAAAACGTCCTGCGCGAACGCGTCACGACGGATATCGCCACCAATGGCGGCCAGTACGACATCATGACCATCGGCAACTACGAAGTTCCGATCTGGGCCAAGCAAGGCTGGCTTCTGCCGCTGGAAAAGCTTGGCGACAAGTATGACGTCAACGACATGCTGCCATCCATCCGCGGCGGTCTGACGGTTGAAGGCAAGCTCTATGCGGCGCCTTTCTATGGCGAATCCGCCATGATCATGTACCGCAAAGACCTGTTTGAAAAAGCCGGTCTGAAGATGCCTGAAAACCCGACCTGGGAATTCATTGGCGATGCGGCACGCAAGATCACCGATCGCAACGCCGACATCAACGGCATCTGCCTGCGCGGCAAGGCGGGTTGGGGCGAAAACATGGCCTTCATCACCGCGCTCACCAACTCCTTCGGTGGCCGCTGGTTCGATGAAAACTGGAAGCCGCAATTCGATCAGCCGGAGTGGAAGAACTCCCTGCAGTTCTATGTCGATCTGATGAAGGACGCCGGCCCATCAGGGGCTGCTTCCAACGGCTTCAACGAAAACCTGACGCTCTTCCAGCAGGGCAAGTGCGGCATGTGGATCGATGCGACCGTTGCTGCGTCTTTCGTGTCGAACCCGAAGGACTCGAAGGTTGCGGATAAGGTTGGCTACGCGCTCTTCCCGACGCATGGCGAATTGAAGAACCATGGCAACTGGCTGTGGTCCTGGAACCTTGCGATCCCGAAGAGCTCGCAGAAGGCTGAATCCGCAGAGAAGTTCATCGCGTGGGCAACCAGCAAGGACTATTCCGATCTCGTCGCTTCCAAGGAAGGCTGGGCAAACGTTCCTCCGGGCACGCGCACCTCGCTCTACAACAATGCGGAATACGAGAAGGCTGCACCATTCGCCAAGACGACACTTGCAGCGATGAACGCGGCTGACATTACCAAGCCGACGGTCAAGCCCGTGCCTTACACCGGCGGTCAGTTCGTGGCGATCCCGGAGTTCCAGTCGCTCGGTACAACGGTTGGCCAGCTCTTCTCCGCAGTTGTTGCAGGTCAGTCCTCGGTGGACGATGCGCTTGCAGGCGCCCAGTCGACTGCAACACGCGAGATGACCCGCGCCGGTTACATCAAGTAA
- a CDS encoding sugar-binding transcriptional regulator — protein MARRSDSGGRLDDAARAGWLYYVAGRTQDEIAAAMGISRQSAQRLVSLAVAERLIKVRLDHPIAACLEKAEALRERFSLKHVEVVPSDPAGTSSTVGIAEAGAAEIERWLRQPEPIVLAVGTGRTLKAAVDQLPPMDCPQHRIVSLTGNIGPDGSAAYYNVIFSMADAIKARHFPMPLPVLCSSSEERVLLHDQPMVRSTLALGAAANVTFVGVGELGENAPLCLDGFLAVDEMKRLIAEGAAGEICGWFFDEEGRIMNNPINDRVASVPVPPRETCTVIGIAQGRKKSPAILAALRGGLLNGVITDEDSAEYMLTH, from the coding sequence ATGGCGAGGCGATCCGATAGCGGTGGACGGTTAGACGACGCGGCACGCGCCGGCTGGCTCTATTATGTGGCTGGCCGCACGCAGGACGAGATCGCTGCTGCCATGGGTATTTCGCGCCAGTCCGCGCAGCGTCTTGTCTCGCTGGCCGTTGCAGAGCGTCTGATCAAGGTCCGGCTCGACCATCCGATTGCTGCCTGTCTGGAAAAGGCAGAGGCGCTGCGCGAGCGCTTTTCGCTCAAGCATGTCGAGGTCGTTCCGAGCGATCCGGCAGGAACCTCATCCACTGTGGGAATTGCCGAGGCGGGTGCTGCGGAAATCGAGCGATGGCTGCGGCAGCCCGAGCCGATCGTGCTGGCTGTGGGAACGGGGCGAACGCTGAAAGCCGCCGTGGATCAACTCCCGCCGATGGATTGTCCGCAGCATCGCATCGTCTCACTCACCGGCAATATCGGTCCCGATGGCTCGGCGGCCTATTACAACGTCATCTTCTCCATGGCGGATGCGATCAAGGCTCGCCACTTTCCCATGCCGCTGCCGGTTCTTTGCTCATCATCTGAAGAGCGCGTCTTGCTGCATGATCAGCCCATGGTCCGCTCCACGCTGGCTTTGGGGGCTGCCGCGAATGTGACCTTTGTCGGCGTTGGTGAATTGGGAGAAAACGCGCCCTTGTGTCTCGACGGGTTCCTCGCCGTGGACGAGATGAAGCGACTGATCGCCGAGGGGGCGGCTGGTGAGATCTGCGGCTGGTTCTTCGATGAAGAGGGAAGGATCATGAACAACCCCATCAATGATCGCGTTGCCTCCGTTCCCGTGCCGCCAAGGGAAACATGCACTGTGATTGGTATCGCTCAAGGGCGGAAAAAATCGCCTGCCATTCTCGCAGCTTTGCGAGGGGGATTGCTCAATGGTGTTATCACCGACGAGGATTCAGCTGAGTATATGCTCACTCACTGA
- a CDS encoding ABC transporter ATP-binding protein: MLLAGTSMEETGGSVSPVLSVRNLTTSFRVDGGWKSVVRNMSFEIAPRETVAIVGESGSGKSVTSLSIMRLLDKKMSRIEGEVMLGGRNLLGLPEEDMRKVRGKEISMIFQEPMTSLNPIFPIGKQIAEALTVHQNISSSSAKAEVIRLLEKVRIPNATSRFDDYPHQFSGGMRQRVMIAMALASRPKLLIADEPTTALDVTIQGQILDLIKQLQEEEGMSVLFITHDMGVVAEVSDRTIVMFRGDVVETGATDDIFHRGQHPYTRALLSAVPKLGSMKDRVLPARFPIVDIKTGESQPASEVYNTVSGGKTPILSVKDLTTRFDIRSGLFARKSGAVHAVEKVSFDLAEGETLSLVGESGCGKSTTGRSITRLIEPTSGNVMLDGYEVMKLDKVTLRAMRRSVQMIFQDPFASLDPRMSVGAAIMEPFLEHRLGNKQQAREKAADLLEKVGLTADMMRRFPHEFSGGQRQRVAIARSLMLDPKVIVADEAVSALDVSIKAQVCNLLLDLQQSLNLAFLFISHDMAVVERVSHRVAVMYLGEIVEIGPRAAVFDNPQHPYTKKLMSAVPVPDPSRRHVRRNMATDEIKTPIRPAGYVPPPRHYREVSAGHLVQETA, translated from the coding sequence ATGCTTTTGGCCGGAACGTCCATGGAAGAGACCGGCGGGTCCGTAAGCCCGGTCCTATCGGTTCGAAATCTCACCACATCCTTCCGCGTCGATGGCGGATGGAAATCCGTGGTGCGAAATATGAGTTTCGAGATCGCGCCGCGCGAGACGGTGGCAATCGTTGGCGAAAGTGGCTCTGGCAAGAGTGTTACGTCGCTTTCCATCATGCGGCTTCTGGATAAGAAGATGAGCCGCATCGAAGGCGAGGTCATGCTCGGCGGGCGCAATCTTCTAGGCCTGCCGGAAGAGGACATGCGAAAGGTTCGCGGCAAGGAAATCTCGATGATCTTCCAGGAGCCGATGACGAGCCTCAATCCGATCTTTCCGATCGGCAAGCAGATCGCCGAAGCGCTAACCGTGCATCAGAATATCTCCTCATCGTCCGCCAAAGCAGAGGTCATCCGCCTTCTGGAAAAGGTGCGCATTCCCAATGCGACGAGCCGCTTCGACGATTATCCGCACCAGTTTTCCGGCGGCATGCGCCAGCGTGTGATGATCGCCATGGCACTTGCCTCCAGGCCGAAACTCTTGATCGCCGACGAGCCGACGACGGCGCTCGATGTGACGATCCAGGGCCAGATCCTCGACCTTATCAAGCAATTGCAGGAAGAGGAGGGCATGTCGGTCCTCTTCATTACCCATGATATGGGTGTCGTGGCCGAAGTGTCGGACCGCACCATCGTGATGTTTCGCGGCGATGTGGTGGAGACCGGGGCCACGGACGATATCTTTCATCGTGGCCAGCACCCCTACACGCGCGCGCTCCTTTCGGCCGTCCCCAAACTCGGTTCGATGAAGGATCGTGTGCTTCCCGCCCGCTTCCCGATCGTCGACATCAAGACAGGGGAAAGCCAGCCTGCTTCGGAGGTTTACAACACGGTGTCCGGCGGTAAGACGCCCATCCTTTCGGTCAAGGACCTGACAACGCGTTTCGATATTCGCTCGGGTCTCTTTGCTCGTAAATCCGGTGCGGTGCATGCGGTTGAGAAGGTGTCCTTCGATCTCGCCGAAGGGGAGACGCTCTCGCTTGTCGGCGAATCAGGGTGCGGTAAATCCACCACCGGTCGCTCGATCACGCGGCTGATCGAGCCGACATCCGGCAATGTGATGCTCGACGGCTACGAGGTGATGAAACTCGATAAGGTGACGTTGCGCGCCATGCGGCGCAGCGTACAGATGATTTTCCAGGATCCTTTCGCCAGTCTCGACCCACGGATGAGCGTGGGGGCCGCGATCATGGAACCCTTCCTCGAGCATCGTCTCGGCAACAAGCAGCAGGCGCGTGAAAAAGCTGCGGACCTGCTGGAGAAAGTGGGCCTCACCGCAGATATGATGCGGCGTTTCCCACATGAATTTTCGGGCGGCCAGCGTCAGCGTGTTGCGATTGCCCGCTCCTTGATGCTCGATCCCAAGGTGATCGTCGCCGACGAAGCGGTATCGGCGCTCGATGTCTCGATCAAGGCGCAGGTGTGCAATCTGCTGCTCGACCTGCAACAGAGCCTCAATCTGGCCTTCCTCTTCATATCGCACGATATGGCGGTGGTGGAGCGGGTCAGTCATCGCGTCGCGGTGATGTATCTCGGAGAAATCGTCGAGATCGGGCCGCGCGCTGCCGTGTTCGACAATCCGCAACATCCCTATACGAAAAAGCTCATGTCTGCCGTTCCAGTGCCGGATCCTTCGCGACGACACGTTCGGCGCAACATGGCGACAGACGAGATCAAAACCCCAATCCGTCCGGCAGGTTATGTGCCGCCGCCGCGCCATTATAGGGAAGTTTCCGCCGGGCATCTCGTGCAGGAAACAGCCTGA